The Amycolatopsis tolypomycina genomic interval TCAGTGCACAACCGAGGCCGAGGAACCCGCAACTCGATCCCCGCCGCAGCACAACGCTCGGCCGCCAGCTCCTTGAGCCGCGAATTCGCCGCCACCCCACCGGAGATCACCATGGTGTCGATCCCCTGCTCCTTGGCAGCACGAATCGCCTTGGCGGTCAACACATCCGCAACAGCCTCCTGGAACGACGCCGCAACATCGTCCACCGGGATCTCCTCACCACGCCGAGCAGCTCCCTCAACCCAACGCGCCACCGCAGTCTTCAAACCAGAGAAGGAAAAATCAAAGGCAGCATCCCGCGGCCCGGTCATCCCCCGAGGAAAAGCAATCGCCGACGGATCACCGTTCTTGGCCGCCTTGTCGATCGGCGGCCCGCCCGGGTACGGCAGGCCGAGCACCCGCGCGACCTTGTCATAAGCCTCACCAGCAGCGTCGTCCACAGTGGACCCCAGCTCGGTGATCGACGACGCGATGTCGTCCACCCGCAGCAGCTGCGTGTGCCCACCGGAAACCAGCAACGCCAGGCACGGCGTGGGCAGCGGCCCGTGCTGCAGCGTATCCACCGCAATATGCCCAGCCAGATGATTGACGCCGTACAGCGGCACATCCAAAGCGGTCGCATACGCCTTCGCCGCCGAGACACCGACGAGCAGCGCGCCCGCCAGCCCCGGCCCGGCCGTCACGGCAATCGCGTCCACATCGGACATCGAAAGCCCAGCCGTGGCAAACGCCCGAGACGTGGTCGGGACCATCGCTTCAAGGTGCGCCCGGCTGGCGACCTCGGGCACCACACCACCGAACCGCGCATGCTGCTCCACACTGGAGGCCACCTCGTCGGCCAGCAGCTCAACAGTGCCGTCGTCATGCAGCCGGACCAGGCCGACACCAGTCTCGTCGCACGAGCTCTCGATACCCATGATGATGCGTGCCATCAGCCCGCCACCCCGTCTCGCGTCCGCGCCGGGCGGACCATCGTGTACGCGTCGGCGCCGGAAGGCTGGTAGTAGC includes:
- the tsaD gene encoding tRNA (adenosine(37)-N6)-threonylcarbamoyltransferase complex transferase subunit TsaD, which produces MARIIMGIESSCDETGVGLVRLHDDGTVELLADEVASSVEQHARFGGVVPEVASRAHLEAMVPTTSRAFATAGLSMSDVDAIAVTAGPGLAGALLVGVSAAKAYATALDVPLYGVNHLAGHIAVDTLQHGPLPTPCLALLVSGGHTQLLRVDDIASSITELGSTVDDAAGEAYDKVARVLGLPYPGGPPIDKAAKNGDPSAIAFPRGMTGPRDAAFDFSFSGLKTAVARWVEGAARRGEEIPVDDVAASFQEAVADVLTAKAIRAAKEQGIDTMVISGGVAANSRLKELAAERCAAAGIELRVPRPRLCTDNGAMIAALGAHVVAAKRPTAPLEFSANPALPVQVVSL